From Primulina huaijiensis isolate GDHJ02 chromosome 15, ASM1229523v2, whole genome shotgun sequence, one genomic window encodes:
- the LOC140958450 gene encoding costars family protein, with translation MLNVEEEVGRLKEEIKRLGKPQGDGSYKVTFGVLFNDDRCANIFEALVGTLRAAKKRKVLTYDGELLLQGVHDNVEITLKPEATSSDVPVKS, from the exons ATGCTGAACGTGGAGGAAGAGGTGGGCCGGCTCAAAGAGGAAATCAAACGTCTGGGTAAACCCCAAGGCGATGGTTCCTACAAG GTCACCTTTGGCGTGCTATTTAATGACGATAGGTGTGCAAACATATTCGAAGCTTTAGTTGGAACACTACGTGCTGCAAAAAAACGCAAGGTTTTAACTTATGATGGTGAACTATTGTTGCAAGGAGTTCATGATAACGTTGAAATAACTCTCAAACCCGAAGCGACGTCAAGTGATGTCCCTGTGAAAAGTTAA